From the Cryptomeria japonica chromosome 2, Sugi_1.0, whole genome shotgun sequence genome, one window contains:
- the LOC131859648 gene encoding subtilisin-like protease SBT1.4, giving the protein MANPSLFSLALFVSLIALTTTVSQEIRKPYIVYMNKSMKPLHFSLHEYWYVSLINEATSGSGSDDESLLLYTYDIVLDGFAAKLSRAEAASLESMEGCLAVIPSSVSQMHTTRSPQFLGLGGSHNNFWPQSHYGKDVIVGVIDTGIWPESEMPRSRWQHVQRDSVGVASHKAVSMLKKVSTAAKQVGVAGLIWATEPLRGAQEIIDGNGLPSISVGFEVGNKIKAYINSTSNPTAAIKPSELTVKGKAVTAPLVASFSGRGPSREFPHILKPDVIAPGLDILAAVKKGYEFKSGTSMSCPHVSGLAALIRGVHPSWSPAAIKSALMTSAYIRDNKNQPIKDVVTLKAADPFALGAGHVNPAAAMDPGLVYDLVPSDYIHFLCTLNYTDKQIALLMDNHKISCPRSSNLEDAADLNYPSFTLFFNSTRIPKVVVRRRTVTNVGAVRSTYKVQVEEPSGMKVSVEPETLEFTKENQKLNFRVIFQSAIIKAKEDVTLGEISWNCIRGGTHVVRSPVVVQWRDI; this is encoded by the exons ATGGCCAATCCCTCTCTCTTTTCTCTtgctctctttgtctctctcattGCATTAACTACAACCGTGTCTCAGGAGATAAGAAAGCCATATATTGTTTACATGAATAAGTCCATGAAGCCTCTGCATTTTTCACTTCATGAGTACTGGTATGTTTCTCTCATCAATGAGGCAACTTCGGGCTCAGGCTCAGACGATGAAAGCCTGTTGTTATATACATATGATATAGTACTTGATGGATTTGCAGCGAAGCTGAGCAGAGCTGAGGCTGCATCTTTAGAGAGCATGGAAGGTTGCTTGGCCGTAATCCCGTCTTCTGTGAGCCAAATGCATACGACCCGTTCGCCGCAATTTTTGGGTCTGGGAGGTTCGCATAACAATTTTTGGCCGCAGTCTCATTACGGCAAAGATGTGATTGTGGGCGTGATTGACACCGGAATATGGCCTGAGAGTGAGATGCCAAGGTCTCGATGGCAGCATGTTCAACG TGATTCCGTAGGAGTCGCTTCCCACAAGGCAGTCAGCATGCTGAAAAAAGTTTCAACGGCAGCGAAACAAGTTGGGGTCGCTGGTCTTATCTGGGCCACCGAGCCTCTTCGGGGGGCGCAAGAAATAATCGACGGTAATGGTCTGCCCTCTATCAGTGTGGGTTTTGAAGTAGGAAACAAAATCAAAGCGTACATAAACAGTACAAGTAATCCTACCGCCGCCATAAAGCCATCAGAATTGACAGTGAAAGGAAAGGCAGTAACAGCTCCGCTTGTGGCTTCTTTTTCTGGGAGAGGACCGAGTCGGGAATTTCCACATATACTGAAACCAGATGTGATTGCTCCAGGCCTCGACATATTGGCGGCAGTTAAGAAAGGATATGAATTTAAGTCGGGGACATCCATGTCGTGTCCCCACGTAAGCGGCCTTGCAGCGCTCATACGCGGCGTCCATCCTTCCTGGAGCCCCGCCGCAATTAAATCGGCTCTCATGACGTCTGCTTACATCCGCGACAATAAAAATCAGCCCATCAAAGATGTCGTCACACTGAAAGCAGCCGATCCATTCGCTTTGGGCGCAGGTCATGTAAATCCAGCGGCTGCTATGGATCCGGGGCTTGTCTACGACCTGGTACCTAGTGATTACATTCACTTTCTCTGTACTCTCAACTACACCGACAAACAGATCGCTCTTCTGATGGACAACCACAAAATCTCGTGCCCCAGATCAAGCAATTTGGAAGACGCAGCTGATCTTAATTATCCATCTTTCACTCTTTTCTTCAACTCCACCAGAATACCCAAAGTTGTCGTGAGAAGGAGAACAGTAACAAACGTGGGTGCCGTTCGTTCTACCTACAAAGTGCAAGTGGAGGAGCCTTCTGGAATGAAAGTAAGTGTTGAGCCAGAGACGTTAGAATTCACAAAGGAGAACCAGAAGCTTAACTTTCGTGTAATATTTCAGAGCGCGATCATCAAAGCAAAGGAGGATGTAACGTTGGGTGAAATATCATGGAATTGTATCCGAGGTGGAACTCATGTTGTTCGTAGCCCAGTTGTTGTACAGTGGCGAGATATATGA